gaagggaaagggagggaggaagggaaaaaggtGGCGATAGAGCCGCGGCGTCGACGTCACGGATAGAAGAGCGGATAGTAAAAACGGAGGAGTACGATTCGCGTACGTAATTCGGCCGAGTGTCTCGAGCATTCGCGAGGGGGGCCGCCGAGCGCTGCGTTCACGAGCGGGCAACCGAGCTTAATCCTGCAAAGTGCGAGCAAGATGCCTCCTTTGATCTCGCCACAAAAGCCGCCACACGGCATTGACCGTGGTTTATATACGCTCGTGTATGGGCCACTGTCTTTGCTAGCTCGCTCATTCATTAAATTCGTTGTATAATTAGGCTCGACAGAAAGACGGTGACTGTCAACCGATCATTCCCGTGCAACGACGAAAAGCGAAACGAGTCTCAAACTCGCTCCTCGATTTATGTCCTCTCTCTCCGCGTGCATTCTCCCTGTTCGACCATTTCTTCGctcctttctcctccttcttctccctcgatcacccttctttcttctttcttccccgATGTAGCTGGCAAGAACGTAAAGTCACGTTCACCGCGATCTAATTATACGGGCTGCGAGGCTACGTAACGAACGCCACGGAACACAGAAATTTGCGATTATTTTCATccgtggaggaggagaaggaggaggaggaggagggtaaacgagcgagagagagcgagagagagactttTGTTTATTCGAACGACGGTCAATTTCGGTTCGTCGATTGTTCGAGTCGATTTCTcggacgagaaagagagaagagagagagagaatacgaAGGATTGGATGGAAACGGAGGAAAAGTTTGGGAAATTtggggggggaggaaaaatggGAATCGGAGAGGATGGACGACGATCGGATTGGAACGCAGGATGGACGGCGGCGAGGAAGGATCCGTGGCGAGAGTCGTGGACGGGAAGAACAGAAAAGGAACAAGATCCTAGATATCCCCCACCTCGGACGTAGAGGTGGTCCACGGAACCGCCTCCGCGATCTACCATCCAACGTTCGGTGCGTGTGCCAGACGTGTGCTCGTCCGTTTCTGCCTCTTTCGTACGGACCAACCTGTGCGGTGCACGTTCCCTGAATGAACCTTAGCGATCCTCGTCGATCCGCGTTCGTCTTTCTCCTCTCTAGTCGGTCGGACGGACGGTTAACCATCGGGAGTAGTTTGCATCGCGCCGCCGATTCTCTTATTCCTCTCCCCTTCGActccaattttattatcgagatCTCGCGTTTTCTATCTccggatttttttttgtttcatcgtCGCGAATCCGAggaaaagatatatacatatgaaacCGTGAACGATACTCGGATCGAGTGAGAtaacgagagaagaagagaaggaggaggaagaagaagaagaagaagaaggagattgAGAAAGAGTGGCGGAAATCGATGGATTAGGCCGATAGGTCCTCCCGTCCGGTCCTCGAGAGGAAGGACAAGGGTCGGTTCGTGATAAATCACGGCACGATAACCTCGGATTAATTGGTCCAATTGGTTTCCTCGCTACGATTGCTCGCTCGGTGATTCTCGATCGCGTTTCAcgcaaaggaagaagaagaagaagaagaagaagaagaacagtGCGGTTGGAAGATAAATCGGCAACGCGATCGAACAACAATCGATTGTCCGCGTCGCACGAATGTGAACGAGTAACTGTACCCGTATCTGTACAAGTAATCTTTTTCGACCACGAGAGAGGATCTCCAGAGGgcggggggagagagagatggaaagcTATCATCACGGTAACGACGTATCGGGCACGGCGGAAACGGAAGCCGGACCATCGAGCGCCGAACAATGCAGCAACGAGCAATGCGCCAACTCGTTGGACGACGCAGTTGGTAAACTGCTTCAAGGTTCGCTCTCATCGTCTAACGACTCCACCacttcttttatctttcgagatttttacagagagattctttctcttctacccatttttcctcctcctatcTCTCCTCCGCTTATTTTTCCCTGCTCGAAACCTCGTCGGATCGAACGTCGGTTGGAAAGATAAAACGGATACGTCGGATACCTACTTACTTGCTTATACACGGATATATATACGGTACAGATAACGCGAGATATAAAATGGATTAAACGGGGaacgctttttttttcccctcctccgaTAGTTTCGAGGACGACtcgatcgaatattcgaaCGTTCTAATCTTCTAAGGACGCTTTATAATTGGCGAGACCGAAACTCGGTGACTTACTCGGTGATTAATCCCCGTACGATACGGACGTGGTTTGGCCGGACGTTGGACGGAAAATACATGGGGTGGAGAAGAGGGGGGCGAGGAGGAGGTCGCGAAAAGACGATTTCGAGGAAGATTGGGAAGGGGCAGGTGCTGCGAACAGAGCGAAACCGCTGAACGTTTGCCACCACCGACGCTAATTATGTTAGTACGAAATTAAATCCGAGACATCGAGGCTCGAGCGAGAGGTCTtggcgaggggagggggacaCAGGGAAGATGGGGCAGAAGGTGGGGTGgccgagaagaagaggagtaATGGGAGCTCGGCATGATTTACGAGGGCCGGCGTTCGTCTCGTTCAAACTGCGCCTTCTTCTTCGAACGCGGTTCGAGAAGGGCAGAAAACGTATCTTCGAACGAGGCGCGCGTCATCCATTCTCCTCTAATAGCGCGACTCGTGTTTCAAACTCGTGTCCCTTATCCACGACGAGATCCAGCGAAATTCGTCATGGGAATGCACCTCCCCCGTTGCCCCTCTCGCTCTTCCTTATTTGCCAAAGATTATCGCCAACGGATTGCGATAAAATTGGATAGGCGTTGGATGGGTcgttggatcgatcgatcgatcgatcgaaacgcgGCGAAGCGAACGCTCTGGTCGGTCATCGACAACGAGAGAGGAGGTGACGATGCGTTGAAACGCGCGTTATGTCCCCTCCTCTTTAACGAGGATCCCATCCGCGTGGTAATGGGAGCTGATTTGTACAGAAGTTAATGTAGCAAGAGTCGACGACAGGTCGGCATTGACGACCGAGATACCGAAACACACCGGTTCATTCAGCGGTTCCACAATCCCTTATTATGCGTACTCGCGCACTCTCTGTCCCTCCCTCCCGTCCAGTCATTCATCCTCCTTGGAAAAGTAGAAAAGTTCTGTCTCCTCAAAATTCTAatcccctccctctttttcgattttatcgtaATCTCTTTCCaacttccctcctcccttctcccGGTATTCCAACATCTTCctcgaaaatctttttttctttttgtttggcTTCCTCCTCGTGGTCGGTTGGAAGAGTCGACAAAGTCGAAAGGCGAGCGCCAAAAACTTTTTCTATTCCCGTCGCTTGCCAGGGGTGCAAACATTTCCGTGTTTCCGTGAAAATTATCCCAATTACTTGTATTCCTGTATATCGGTCGCGAGCGAGAAGTCGTTCGACAAACGTTAAAGGGGAAGCCGACAGAAAGGCCGCATCGGTGAACCGTGCCCTTATGGTAATTAGCTTCCATGGATTCTCTCCACACTTCGCGCGCTCTACGTCACATTTCACCACGTGCGCCTCTTCTTCGCCTCTCCTTCGAttcttccctccctcgatTTCAACCCTTCTCATCCTTCCATTTCGCGCATTCTTACTTTACTTCTCGCTCGACCATTCAACATTCGTATCCGTCCAATACCaatatctattctttttctttttcctccactaatattttaattgctgACAAATGTGGTAAACACTTGGAGtgatatcgatcgatggaatCGAAAAAGATGTGCCGACGCGAGATGGAAAAAACGGATATAGTCGTAGATACGCTCGATGGAATTGTGCGATTGCGTACGGGATTCTCGATGAGATTTCTCGGAATGGAAAACTCGCAATGACCCAAATAACTTTTCTTCGGTCGATGAAGATTCATTGAGGGAGACCGAGAGGAAGtcggtaataataattagtctGTTGATGCGAGCAAACGATCGACGGATAAAGACCACCGCGTTCGAGATCTCTCTTCGTCGCTTTCGAACGAACTTCGTCGAAGTTTTGCGTTCGTTCGGTTTTTAAAcgcaaaaaaaatagagaagtgaaaaagattggaaaatatttaaaaaaatatccgatAGAGATCGGATGGAATCGTGTGGATATCTCGGGATACAGGTGTTCTTTTATCTCTCTCCTTTTAcgatctatttaatatataattccacgGAAAGATAGGCTATCCAACTTCcggtttccttcctttccaccttttttttttttttaaaccttATCGTGACGAACATTTGTACCCTCGACCGAACGATCAAAATCTCTCCATCCTTTTCATCTTTCAGGCTATGACTGGACCTTGCTTCCGGTCACTTCTCGGGCGGGCGGTCGAAGAAGCGCTCACGTGAAACGCCCGATGAACGCGTTCATGGTCTGGGCTCAAGCGGCGAGACGCAGATTGGCGGATCAATATCCACAACTTCACAACGCCGAACTGTCGAAAACGCTGGGAAAGCTTTGGAGGTATATTTCGCGTTTACTTCGGTAACGTGTACAATGTACGTGTGTAATAATCGCTGCGTCTCGAAAACCGTTAACCATAGCCTCTCCTTCTAATGCGACAGAATCTTAAGCGACGGTGAGAAACAACCGTTCATAGAGGAGGCTGAAAGATTGAGGAACGCGCACAAAAAACAACATCCGCATTACAAGGTGATcgtcaaacgaaaaaaaaaaaaaaaaaaaaaaagaaaaaaaaaaaaaacgttccaATTATGATTCGCTTCGGTATAATctgaatgaataattaaattgcagTATCAACCGCGTCGACGGAAACCAAAATCGGAGGAGCAAATGGGCATCGTGATGCACAGGACCGCCTTATCCTCTCCGGCCACGTCCCTAGATTCCACCAACTCGTCGGAATGCGCGTATCCTCGCCTGTACACGGACGCCGGGATCAAGATGTACGAGAGGCCGACTTATCACGACAACAAAATCAATTACGACGTTTCGAGATCGAGTTGGTCGAACGACACGAGCAAATACCCGGCCGATCATTCGATCGTGGAAAGTAAAGGGCCGTACGAGGGCGGTAGATACGGCGAGTCGAACGTGGGCAAGAGTTGCTACGTGGACGCAAAGTGCTACGAGACGGTGAAATATCATCACGAGGTATCCGCCGCCGTCAAGTATCACGAAGCGATTCCAAAATATTCGGAATTGCAAACGAAACCTTACGATCTACCAAAATATCCCGAGAATCCCTTAAAATATCCCGCTGACGTTACCAGCCCGAGTAAATCGTACGCGTGCGTGCACGGCCATTACTCCGCACCGGAGGGGTACACGGTGCACGAGGAAAACGAATATCAAACGCAGGGTGTCTCGACCCATTCTTTTTATCCGTATATTTCCGCATCCATGACGCAACCACCTTATTACATGGGCCCACGATAAATCTGGAACTAAGATCggggaatggaatggaatagCCCGTTGTCCGGGCAATTGATAGTCGGTTAAACCGCTTAGCAATTgtttactttctttctttcttttctttcttttctttctttctttcctatttattctttgacaataaactttaaacaaccaaataaataaacgatattattCCGTTAATACATCTGGTTCGATCAACAAACATTTCCCAACCATCtactttgaataatattataatttactattgttatctctttttattatacatcatCGCAATCAATCGCTGGTACAAATTATATCCTTCATCGTGTCttcatttttcgaaacgagaacACGCTCTGTACGTAcgttttatacatatacatcgtGAAATCTAaaagtaagtatttttataaataagtactAGAGAGATTCTACCAGAGAGacaagaaaaaacgaaaaaacgaagaaataaaatcaaattgtgCGTTGTATATTCTCCGATGACGGACCTCGCACAGTTCGTCGTAAACAAATGTTCGTTTTgacgtacaattttttttcaacaattctcaatcaaataaataaaataaataaatcaacaaCGAATCAACgtatgtacaaaatattaataatatcaataattccattacgaagaaaaagaaatgaagagAAGGGgcggagagggggagagggagagggagaaagaataaGGATAAAAGATGCCATCTCTCGAATGGATGAAATACAATCGTACCTACATAACCTGATTCAAACGCGATATTATACGTTATAAACGTCGTTATAAACGTCGCGATTTATCACAGCGgctaattcttttatttgatcTCTGTTGGCGTGCATAAACGCTTTAGTGGTCCATATCATGTCGGCCAAAATTTCGTCGCTTTTCTCATCCATGTTTATATCCTGAGATAGTTGCGGATTAAATCTGTAATAAGGTACGCCGATCATGGAGCACCAATTCCTCGCACGATCAACGATCCTTCCATCGCTCGCGGTTGCTTGATCCACTAGCAACACCGCGAGAACCGATATTCCCATCGCAAACTTTGCGGTTGACCATAAACTTTCGGGTAGGAATATGTCGATATCTTTCAACGGACTGGTAGGTATCAAACCAGTGCCAAGAGAAACGACCAAAGACAGGGGGATTACTTCTTGTTCGCGTCCAGAGGCCTTTAAAGCGAGATTGTATTCGTGAATTTCAGTTATCGCGTCCAAAGTCGGGTTATTCGCTATTAAACCACCGTCGAGAAATTTACCGAATGCTCGAAAATACGATGGGGCCGCCCCGGTTGCTCTCGCAGCATGCCAAAGCAATTGCTCGTTCGGCGGCACGGGAGAAGCGGATGTCGAGTTCTCTGGAATTTCAAGTAAAGCGCTCGGTGCATCGTAATTACGAAACAAATACAAATCGACGGGTTTTTTGTCAGCTAACACACTGGTAATCATTATCTTGGGCTTCTCGATATCAGACATCACGGTATTGGCGCCCAGACTATCTTTCAACACTTTCTCCAAACCTTCGCTGTTATATGGACGCATACCAACGAAAGCTTCCTCTTTTATACGAAAATACAACGCTTGACATTCTCGCAAAGACTTGCCGGCTGCCAAACCAAGAGCTAATATTCCACCGGTCGAAGTGCCCGCGATCCAATCGAAACATTCGATGATAGGTTTCTTCAAGATAGATTCAATCTCCAATAATGTTTGCACGAGAACCAAACCGCGTATCCCTCCCCCATCCAAACAAAGAAGACGACCACCTTTTATCTTCTTGTTTTCTTGCGTAGCCATTTTATCCATCCCGGAAACATGAAGCATTTGATCTAATATAGTACGCGGTATAGCTTTTGGCGGTTGTTGCGGTGCAATACCGTTAAAGTTTTCGTTGTACTTGCAGCCCAGGTTACAATTAATCATATCCGGTGGGCAACGTTGGGCTCCCACCGCATCTAGAATGTACAAGATCTTTTGACCCTCGttgttatcgatatttatgcgATGTCGTGGCGTTTCCGACTTCCAATTTCTAGCATCGATATCCGCTCCGAATCCTATCAGAGTTTGCACT
This region of Apis mellifera strain DH4 linkage group LG14, Amel_HAv3.1, whole genome shotgun sequence genomic DNA includes:
- the LOC727287 gene encoding transcription factor Sox-7, with translation MESYHHGNDVSGTAETEAGPSSAEQCSNEQCANSLDDAVGKLLQGYDWTLLPVTSRAGGRRSAHVKRPMNAFMVWAQAARRRLADQYPQLHNAELSKTLGKLWRILSDGEKQPFIEEAERLRNAHKKQHPHYKYQPRRRKPKSEEQMGIVMHRTALSSPATSLDSTNSSECAYPRLYTDAGIKMYERPTYHDNKINYDVSRSSWSNDTSKYPADHSIVESKGPYEGGRYGESNVGKSCYVDAKCYETVKYHHEVSAAVKYHEAIPKYSELQTKPYDLPKYPENPLKYPADVTSPSKSYACVHGHYSAPEGYTVHEENEYQTQGVSTHSFYPYISASMTQPPYYMGPR
- the LOC410570 gene encoding 85/88 kDa calcium-independent phospholipase A2 yields the protein MTWLGTIASNVLRMVYTDVPPSIVQEVKPENYSNRHIECREDGIVLYGPGEKNEKKYEIVLHRPCTETLHQAYSLYRSEEKKETEIHFLVYKDKVPVLVQICREMCNVNKIQKLCDTLMEHPTWTLAHLAAHFALYNAFAHADVNSQLNSGDVETGVSPLQVAVQTNNLRTVQMLIEAKSSLEHLDFNANTVYHYAATSTKEIILALGGDLPNSLNSRNSNGHTPMHVACLNNKPECVKALLLIGADVNIPASEGQPSSPGYVGDFLHSQPNVLHAEDMRFGGTPLHWSLSREVINALIESNCDIDALNFDGRTALHIMAMRKRLPCVVALLSHMCSVNIVDKDGNTPLHLAVSEGTAAIVQTLIGFGADIDARNWKSETPRHRINIDNNEGQKILYILDAVGAQRCPPDMINCNLGCKYNENFNGIAPQQPPKAIPRTILDQMLHVSGMDKMATQENKKIKGGRLLCLDGGGIRGLVLVQTLLEIESILKKPIIECFDWIAGTSTGGILALGLAAGKSLRECQALYFRIKEEAFVGMRPYNSEGLEKVLKDSLGANTVMSDIEKPKIMITSVLADKKPVDLYLFRNYDAPSALLEIPENSTSASPVPPNEQLLWHAARATGAAPSYFRAFGKFLDGGLIANNPTLDAITEIHEYNLALKASGREQEVIPLSLVVSLGTGLIPTSPLKDIDIFLPESLWSTAKFAMGISVLAVLLVDQATASDGRIVDRARNWCSMIGVPYYRFNPQLSQDINMDEKSDEILADMIWTTKAFMHANRDQIKELAAVINRDVYNDVYNV